One Candidatus Lernaella stagnicola DNA window includes the following coding sequences:
- a CDS encoding cellulase family glycosylhydrolase: MKWAWLLIVLSFIVPLAACSGGGDDANGDAGSDDDDDDDDDDNDDDDNDDDDNDNNDDDDDNNNDDNDNDDNDNNDDDNDTVTPTPIPQVTDELEREVIIHGTNYMGLEFGWYNQTPEDFEQIAAWGFTHVRLPISWRFMEPEEGVWDPSYLTEKVEPVLDMIHAAGLKAVPDMHQWQWCRRFGGNGAPDWACPDEMYPEGYVGMLIFAADFWDRGLDRHWRDAWELTWDYLADHPAVWGWDLFNEPWAGVRGLLPSFERHTLADFYQELYDLLRTYDEEAWVFLEPNIFAALLPSYLPPITGERLIFSPHLYTGLTSLDGIGYWFPESYFDFDMRKADGDRARTGYPLVTGEFGVTKGAPDNIRWLRDAVGYHDEYMFGEIVWCYWKSDGGWSLLNADGSEYTPYTDLLLRPYPRAVPGHIEAFGFDFDTGVFELTYRESDTTSDELLVFVPERHFPDGFTVTSSDPLGTWTQSYDPQTQVLTIVHDPDMATHTITVTP, translated from the coding sequence ATGAAATGGGCCTGGTTGCTGATCGTGTTGTCTTTCATCGTACCGCTGGCGGCTTGTAGCGGCGGCGGCGACGATGCTAACGGCGATGCCGGCAGCGATGATGATGACGACGACGATGATGACGACAACGATGATGACGACAACGATGATGACGACAACGACAACAACGATGACGACGACGACAATAACAATGACGACAATGACAATGACGACAATGACAATAACGATGACGACAACGACACCGTGACACCCACGCCGATCCCGCAGGTGACCGACGAACTGGAACGCGAGGTCATCATTCACGGCACGAACTACATGGGGCTGGAGTTCGGCTGGTACAATCAGACGCCCGAGGATTTTGAGCAAATTGCCGCGTGGGGTTTTACCCATGTGCGGCTGCCCATTAGTTGGCGTTTCATGGAGCCCGAAGAGGGCGTGTGGGACCCGAGCTATTTGACCGAGAAGGTCGAGCCGGTTCTGGATATGATCCACGCGGCCGGGCTCAAGGCTGTTCCCGACATGCACCAATGGCAGTGGTGCCGGCGATTTGGCGGCAACGGCGCGCCGGATTGGGCGTGCCCGGACGAAATGTATCCGGAAGGCTACGTGGGGATGCTGATTTTCGCCGCCGATTTTTGGGATCGCGGGCTGGACCGCCACTGGCGCGACGCGTGGGAGTTGACCTGGGATTATCTGGCCGATCATCCGGCCGTTTGGGGCTGGGATTTGTTCAACGAACCGTGGGCCGGGGTGCGCGGCCTTTTGCCGTCTTTCGAGCGGCATACGCTGGCCGACTTTTACCAAGAGCTTTACGACCTACTGCGCACGTACGACGAGGAAGCGTGGGTGTTTCTCGAACCCAATATTTTCGCCGCGCTTCTTCCCTCCTATTTGCCGCCGATAACGGGCGAGCGGCTGATTTTCTCGCCGCATTTGTACACGGGCCTGACCAGCTTGGACGGCATTGGGTATTGGTTTCCGGAGTCGTATTTCGATTTCGATATGCGCAAGGCCGACGGCGACCGCGCGCGCACCGGGTATCCGCTGGTCACCGGCGAATTCGGTGTGACCAAGGGCGCGCCGGACAATATCCGTTGGCTGCGCGACGCGGTGGGCTATCACGACGAATATATGTTCGGGGAGATTGTCTGGTGCTATTGGAAAAGCGACGGCGGGTGGTCGTTGCTCAACGCCGACGGCAGTGAGTACACGCCATACACCGACCTGCTGCTTCGCCCTTACCCGCGCGCGGTGCCGGGGCACATCGAGGCTTTTGGTTTTGACTTCGACACCGGCGTGTTCGAGTTGACGTACCGGGAAAGCGACACGACGAGCGACGAGTTGTTGGTGTTCGTTCCCGAGCGGCATTTCCCGGACGGATTTACCGTGACTAGCTCCGACCCTCTCGGCACGTGGACTCAGTCCTATGATCCGCAAACCCAGGTGCTGACCATCGTGCACGACCCGGACATGGCGACGCATACCATCACCGTCACACCATGA
- a CDS encoding C1 family peptidase, which produces MRRLKWIIALAAILALATTAVAQDITVEEIQTAIEAKGGQWSAAYTDAWEKHHDYGWYPANLTLPELTGNERYFRPLGLDDYPAHLDWRDFEGENWVTRVKNQMSCGSCWSFATIGPIEAHIQIQEDWPEMGVNLSEQHLISCCTGVGCHGCNGGFTTTSYDFAETIGLVDEDCFAYKANDTVPCDDKCSDWNDRVYKIDNWAIIGEGALDAVLPDPEDVIEGLMFGPLGTSLAIYQDFYSYESGIYDHMLGIPTGFHAVTIVGYDVEEGYWICKNSWGSSFGEDGYFRIKWGAAFVGAFTILPEYTAQGLKPPESDDDEADDDTGDDDTGDDDDDDDDNDTAGAAPDQGDDDDDNDSGGCS; this is translated from the coding sequence ATGCGTCGGTTGAAATGGATCATCGCCCTGGCGGCGATTTTGGCCCTGGCGACTACGGCGGTCGCCCAGGATATCACCGTGGAAGAAATTCAGACGGCTATCGAAGCTAAGGGCGGCCAATGGTCGGCGGCGTACACCGACGCGTGGGAGAAGCACCACGATTACGGCTGGTATCCGGCCAACCTGACCCTGCCCGAGCTGACCGGTAACGAGCGCTACTTTCGGCCGCTGGGTCTGGATGATTACCCGGCGCATTTGGACTGGCGCGACTTCGAAGGCGAAAACTGGGTGACGCGGGTCAAAAACCAAATGTCGTGTGGGTCATGTTGGTCCTTCGCCACCATCGGACCGATCGAGGCGCACATCCAGATTCAGGAAGACTGGCCGGAGATGGGAGTCAACCTGTCCGAGCAGCATTTGATTAGTTGCTGCACCGGCGTCGGCTGCCACGGCTGCAACGGCGGCTTCACGACGACCTCATACGACTTTGCCGAAACCATCGGCTTGGTCGACGAAGATTGTTTCGCCTACAAAGCTAACGATACGGTGCCCTGCGACGACAAGTGCTCCGACTGGAACGATCGCGTGTACAAAATCGACAACTGGGCAATTATCGGCGAAGGCGCGCTCGACGCCGTGCTGCCGGATCCGGAAGACGTGATCGAAGGGTTGATGTTCGGACCGCTGGGTACGAGCTTGGCAATCTATCAGGATTTCTATTCCTACGAGAGCGGCATTTACGACCACATGCTGGGCATCCCCACAGGCTTCCACGCGGTAACGATCGTCGGCTACGACGTCGAGGAGGGGTACTGGATCTGCAAGAACTCCTGGGGGTCAAGCTTCGGTGAGGACGGGTATTTCCGCATCAAATGGGGTGCCGCGTTTGTGGGCGCCTTTACGATTTTGCCCGAATACACGGCGCAGGGCCTCAAGCCACCCGAAAGTGACGACGACGAAGCTGACGACGACACCGGCGACGACGACACCGGCGACGATGACGACGACGATGACGACAACGACACCGCGGGCGCCGCGCCCGACCAGGGTGACGACGACGACGACAACGACAGCGGCGGCTGCAGCTAA
- a CDS encoding SUMF1/EgtB/PvdO family nonheme iron enzyme, whose protein sequence is MLVLLAVACRPGGTAPEVSRDDKSRTLCPPHFAYHPGGTFTIVREGARWGAAREKRYQIALEPFCLAQYEASQPGATAIEFGRYSFGQDVPPAQVKRGVKPWIVVSWVEAMMAVTQQGWRLPAYEELQAAASSGDPERLWVHGPKWDCRKAELSWFETCRGVRMPQEGAGVTGGPSGRSNYGLPWYDFLGGVAEMTSTPWNRKCYGLTRFSLFGHAFLAGRGPAWETTQEPNPDKPGCWLFSGFAGTIRGEHEHDYLNRTYRDDGFRPAVAPSPHWATFEARTQAAPVKFPLAGWYFDPETGKKVAYEIPRPESVTGNRPPES, encoded by the coding sequence ATGTTGGTGCTGCTGGCGGTCGCGTGCCGGCCCGGCGGTACCGCGCCCGAGGTGTCTCGTGACGACAAAAGCCGCACGTTGTGCCCGCCGCATTTCGCCTATCATCCGGGCGGGACCTTTACCATCGTGCGGGAGGGGGCGCGTTGGGGAGCGGCGCGCGAAAAGCGTTATCAGATCGCCCTGGAGCCCTTTTGCCTCGCCCAATACGAAGCGTCGCAACCGGGCGCGACGGCCATAGAGTTTGGCCGTTACAGCTTCGGTCAAGACGTGCCGCCCGCACAGGTGAAGCGAGGCGTTAAGCCGTGGATCGTCGTGTCCTGGGTCGAGGCGATGATGGCCGTGACGCAGCAGGGCTGGCGCTTGCCGGCGTACGAGGAATTGCAGGCGGCGGCCTCAAGCGGTGACCCGGAGCGCTTGTGGGTGCACGGCCCCAAGTGGGATTGCAGAAAAGCGGAGTTATCGTGGTTTGAAACCTGCCGCGGCGTGCGCATGCCCCAAGAGGGCGCGGGCGTGACCGGCGGACCCTCCGGAAGAAGCAACTACGGCTTGCCCTGGTACGATTTTCTCGGCGGGGTGGCGGAAATGACCAGTACGCCGTGGAATCGCAAATGCTACGGACTAACCCGTTTCTCGCTATTCGGTCACGCGTTCCTAGCCGGCCGCGGCCCGGCCTGGGAAACGACCCAAGAGCCGAACCCCGATAAGCCCGGCTGTTGGTTGTTCTCGGGTTTCGCCGGGACGATTCGCGGCGAGCACGAACACGACTATCTCAATCGCACCTATCGCGACGACGGCTTCCGTCCGGCGGTAGCTCCGTCACCGCACTGGGCGACCTTCGAGGCACGAACGCAAGCTGCGCCGGTGAAGTTTCCGCTCGCGGGTTGGTACTTCGATCCGGAAACGGGCAAGAAAGTGGCGTACGAAATACCCCGCCCGGAGTCGGTTACCGGCAACCGGCCGCCCGAATCCTAG
- a CDS encoding thiamine pyrophosphate-dependent enzyme, which translates to MDPEALVEGRRQHAAAIAKAGGLETALATGALPQQIDSTLSELIVLGLLRQNVRRFVGVFGHGSTELADVLRIYEEAGVVKTYAVRNEVEASHAAMALRWITDEKAAVVTSIGPGAMHALAGSLAAASNGVGVWYLFGDETSHDEGPNMQQIPKQEQGLFLRMCATMGEAYSLHTPEAIGVAMQRGLCAVGDPYFARPFFLLMPLNTQPAELPQFNLRELAVGSPPRMGPAVGETAYENATEAIENAKRIVVKVGGGGRRAVKELSDFVDLADAVLVHTPVAVGALPYRHPRNMLVGGSKGTICGNYAMEEADLVIAVGTRAVCQSDSSRTAYGKAQQVIAINNDPRHALHYNNTIPLVGDAAATLARLCEILRERGARPAAESVWLNACTARRREWETYKQERYDHPTLPDDMWGRDVLTQPAAIKIASDAAREYGAVALFDAGDVQANGFQIVEDEHPGQTYTDTGASYMGWAVSAVMATALSDRMPYALAFTGDGSFMMNPQVLIDAVEHGARGCLLILDNRRMAAISALQSAQYGATYATGDSVAVDYVAMAKSVAGVNAVFGGYNPDELRTALAQAFNYPGLSVVHLPVYYGADERGGLGAWGRWNVGNWVDEVQAMRHKIGL; encoded by the coding sequence ATGGACCCAGAAGCGTTGGTCGAAGGCCGGCGGCAACACGCTGCTGCCATCGCCAAAGCCGGCGGCTTGGAAACCGCCCTGGCCACGGGAGCGCTGCCGCAACAGATCGACTCCACACTTTCCGAGCTGATCGTTTTAGGATTGCTGCGCCAGAACGTACGTCGTTTCGTAGGCGTATTCGGCCACGGCTCGACTGAACTAGCCGACGTGTTGCGTATTTACGAAGAAGCCGGCGTGGTCAAAACCTATGCCGTGCGCAATGAAGTCGAGGCCAGCCACGCCGCCATGGCCCTGCGCTGGATTACGGACGAGAAGGCGGCGGTCGTCACGTCCATCGGCCCCGGCGCCATGCACGCTCTCGCCGGCAGCCTCGCCGCCGCCAGCAACGGTGTGGGGGTTTGGTATCTGTTCGGCGACGAAACGTCCCACGATGAAGGCCCGAACATGCAGCAGATCCCCAAGCAAGAGCAGGGGCTGTTTCTGCGCATGTGCGCCACGATGGGCGAGGCTTATTCGCTTCACACGCCCGAGGCCATCGGCGTGGCCATGCAGCGCGGCTTATGCGCGGTGGGCGACCCGTACTTCGCGCGGCCCTTTTTTCTACTGATGCCGCTCAACACGCAGCCGGCCGAGTTGCCGCAATTCAATCTGCGGGAGCTGGCGGTCGGTTCGCCGCCGCGTATGGGACCCGCCGTCGGTGAAACCGCCTACGAGAACGCGACCGAAGCCATCGAAAACGCCAAGCGCATTGTCGTCAAAGTCGGCGGCGGTGGACGCCGGGCCGTCAAGGAACTTTCCGATTTCGTCGATTTGGCCGACGCCGTTCTCGTACACACGCCGGTGGCTGTCGGGGCGCTGCCCTACCGGCACCCGCGCAACATGCTGGTCGGCGGCTCGAAAGGCACGATCTGCGGCAATTACGCGATGGAAGAAGCTGACCTGGTGATCGCCGTGGGCACTCGCGCGGTGTGCCAGTCGGACTCCTCCCGCACCGCGTACGGCAAAGCGCAGCAGGTCATCGCCATCAACAACGATCCGCGGCACGCGCTGCACTACAACAATACGATTCCCTTGGTCGGCGACGCCGCCGCAACGTTGGCTCGTTTGTGCGAGATTCTGCGCGAACGCGGCGCCCGCCCCGCGGCGGAGTCCGTCTGGCTCAACGCCTGCACCGCGCGCCGGCGCGAATGGGAAACCTACAAACAAGAGCGGTACGATCACCCCACCCTTCCCGACGACATGTGGGGACGAGACGTGTTGACGCAACCTGCGGCGATCAAGATTGCGAGCGACGCGGCACGCGAATACGGGGCGGTCGCCCTTTTTGACGCCGGCGACGTGCAGGCCAACGGTTTCCAGATCGTCGAAGACGAACACCCCGGCCAGACTTACACGGACACCGGCGCCAGCTACATGGGCTGGGCCGTCAGCGCCGTGATGGCCACCGCTCTTTCGGACCGCATGCCCTATGCCCTCGCTTTTACCGGCGACGGCTCGTTCATGATGAATCCGCAGGTGCTGATCGATGCGGTCGAACACGGCGCGCGCGGCTGCCTGCTGATCCTGGACAACCGCCGCATGGCCGCCATCTCGGCCCTGCAAAGCGCTCAATACGGCGCAACCTACGCGACCGGCGATAGCGTGGCGGTCGATTACGTCGCCATGGCAAAGTCCGTGGCGGGCGTCAACGCCGTGTTCGGCGGTTATAACCCCGACGAACTGCGCACCGCGCTGGCACAGGCTTTCAACTACCCCGGCCTGTCGGTCGTGCACCTGCCGGTGTATTACGGCGCGGACGAACGAGGCGGCTTGGGCGCGTGGGGTCGGTGGAACGTGGGCAACTGGGTCGACGAGGTCCAGGCGATGCGTCACAAAATCGGGCTGTAA
- a CDS encoding dihydroxy-acid dehydratase, translating into MSDNNSRGIFRNLASYGDTGFSRYMRRAFLASMGCDAEDIDRPIIGIVDTSSDYVTCHRQMPELVAAVKRGVLEAGGLPFAFPTISLHEIFVSPTTMLFRNLMAMDTEEMIRAQPMDGVVLLGGCDKTVPAQLMAAASADVPAISVITGPMFTGRWRGERLGACTDCRRYWAKYRAGEITDAEIAEIEKNLCPTGGTCMVMGTASTMACVTEALGMMLPGGACAPLPTGERLRLATASGRQIVQMVECDLNPRDILKRRAFKNALVVLVALGGSTNAIIHLTAVARRAGVTLTLDDLQHAAERVPLLADCKPAGVGYLEDLYYAGGVPVLMKELEPLLNLETVGCTGKLLGELLSDVDKPGDWQTTIRTLDEPLGPVGSLTALAGSLAPDGAIIKRAAATPELLHHRGPAVVFESPEDVAARIDDPALAITPQHVLVMRNAGPIASGMPEAGALPIPRYLAEKGVKDMVRVSDARMSGTAYGTIVLHCAPEAAAGGPLALVETGDEIELDIDKREINLLISADEQARRRAAWQPPALPARGYRRLHMQHVLQANEGADLDFL; encoded by the coding sequence ATGAGCGATAACAATTCCCGCGGTATTTTTCGCAACTTGGCATCGTACGGCGACACGGGCTTTTCCCGTTACATGCGCCGCGCGTTTCTGGCCTCGATGGGCTGCGACGCCGAGGACATCGACCGCCCCATCATCGGCATTGTCGATACGTCATCGGACTATGTGACGTGCCACCGGCAGATGCCCGAACTCGTCGCGGCGGTCAAGCGCGGCGTGCTCGAGGCGGGCGGTTTGCCTTTCGCGTTCCCGACGATCAGCCTGCACGAGATTTTCGTCTCGCCGACTACGATGCTTTTCCGCAACCTGATGGCGATGGACACCGAAGAAATGATCCGCGCCCAGCCCATGGACGGCGTCGTGCTGCTGGGCGGCTGCGACAAGACCGTGCCCGCCCAACTCATGGCCGCCGCCTCGGCCGACGTGCCGGCGATTTCGGTCATCACGGGCCCCATGTTCACGGGGCGCTGGCGCGGCGAACGCCTCGGCGCCTGCACGGATTGCCGACGTTATTGGGCCAAGTATCGCGCGGGCGAAATCACGGACGCGGAAATCGCCGAGATCGAAAAAAACCTCTGCCCCACCGGCGGCACCTGCATGGTCATGGGCACGGCCTCGACGATGGCCTGCGTCACCGAAGCTTTGGGCATGATGCTGCCTGGCGGCGCGTGCGCTCCCCTGCCCACCGGCGAGCGCCTGCGGCTGGCCACCGCGTCGGGCCGCCAAATCGTCCAGATGGTCGAGTGCGATCTCAACCCCCGCGATATTCTCAAACGCCGCGCCTTCAAAAACGCTCTCGTAGTGTTGGTGGCCCTGGGCGGCTCGACCAACGCCATCATTCATCTAACGGCCGTGGCGCGTCGCGCCGGCGTGACCTTAACCCTCGACGACCTGCAGCACGCGGCGGAACGGGTGCCCTTGCTGGCGGACTGCAAGCCCGCCGGCGTCGGCTATCTGGAAGACCTGTATTACGCGGGCGGCGTGCCCGTGCTCATGAAGGAACTCGAGCCGTTGCTTAACCTCGAAACCGTCGGCTGCACCGGCAAACTGTTGGGCGAACTGCTGAGTGATGTCGACAAACCCGGCGATTGGCAAACGACGATCCGCACGCTGGACGAACCCCTCGGCCCCGTCGGTTCGCTGACGGCGCTGGCCGGTTCGCTTGCGCCGGACGGGGCGATTATCAAGCGGGCCGCGGCGACACCCGAATTGCTTCATCACCGGGGACCTGCAGTGGTGTTTGAATCGCCCGAGGATGTGGCCGCACGCATCGACGACCCGGCGTTGGCCATTACGCCGCAGCACGTGCTGGTCATGCGCAACGCCGGTCCCATCGCTTCAGGCATGCCCGAAGCGGGCGCCCTTCCCATCCCGCGCTACCTGGCCGAAAAGGGTGTCAAAGACATGGTACGGGTATCCGACGCGCGCATGAGCGGTACGGCCTACGGCACGATCGTGCTGCACTGCGCACCCGAAGCCGCCGCAGGCGGCCCGTTGGCGCTGGTCGAGACTGGTGACGAAATCGAACTGGACATCGATAAGCGGGAAATCAACCTGCTGATTTCAGCGGACGAACAGGCCCGTCGCC